The following coding sequences are from one Leptolyngbya sp. NIES-3755 window:
- a CDS encoding integrase, catalytic region (similar to AA sequence:cyanobase_aa:AM1_2477), with the protein MRLVCEVLLVNRSSLYYQPVEEDFEAETELKSAIDKIAGEFPRYGYRRITQQLKRQGIVVNHKRVARLMKEMGLAGKAPKRRVRTTNSNHSFARYPNRVAGLRIERPNQVWVGDITYIRLGEGFVYLAVLMDVFTRCIRGWHLGRGLDHSLTLTALNKALEHYQPEIHHSDQGVQYAATGYVEALKQRNIEISMAEVGEPTQNGYAERLMRTIKEEEVDLSEYRNFAEAYMQIKVFLEDVYMRKRIHSSIGYLTPIEFESEWRNNH; encoded by the coding sequence GTGCGTTTGGTGTGTGAAGTACTATTGGTGAATCGAAGTAGCTTGTACTATCAGCCCGTTGAGGAAGATTTTGAAGCAGAGACAGAACTGAAATCAGCGATCGACAAAATTGCAGGCGAGTTTCCGCGCTATGGCTATCGGCGAATTACTCAGCAATTGAAACGGCAAGGGATTGTCGTCAACCATAAACGGGTTGCTCGATTGATGAAAGAAATGGGGCTTGCCGGAAAAGCTCCAAAACGGCGAGTTCGCACGACCAATAGCAATCATAGCTTTGCACGTTATCCGAATCGAGTTGCAGGACTGAGGATTGAACGACCGAACCAAGTCTGGGTTGGAGATATCACATACATTCGATTAGGAGAAGGCTTTGTTTATCTGGCTGTCTTGATGGATGTATTTACTCGCTGTATTCGGGGGTGGCACTTAGGGCGAGGACTGGATCACAGTCTGACCTTAACCGCATTGAACAAGGCTTTAGAACATTACCAGCCAGAGATTCATCATTCTGACCAAGGGGTGCAGTATGCAGCGACAGGCTATGTTGAGGCACTAAAGCAACGAAACATTGAAATCAGCATGGCAGAGGTGGGAGAGCCAACGCAGAATGGCTATGCGGAACGACTGATGCGAACGATTAAAGAGGAGGAAGTCGATTTATCCGAGTATCGTAACTTTGCGGAAGCGTACATGCAGATCAAAGTGTTTTTGGAGGATGTGTACATGAGGAAGAGGATACATTCATCAATTGGATATTTAACACCAATTGAATTTGAAAGTGAATGGAGGAACAATCACTAA
- a CDS encoding transposase (similar to AA sequence:cyanobase_aa:AM1_3696), with amino-acid sequence MSNQAKKYSPQFKAKVVLELLRGEKTQTEISRAHGVHRSVLTRWQNEFVERAPVVFGETGQVSETEARIAELEQMVGKLTMQLEVAKKASSISATKKSGAL; translated from the coding sequence ATGTCAAATCAAGCGAAGAAATACAGCCCCCAATTCAAAGCCAAAGTCGTCCTCGAACTGCTGCGTGGCGAAAAGACGCAAACCGAGATCAGTCGAGCGCATGGCGTGCATCGCAGTGTGTTAACGCGATGGCAAAACGAATTCGTCGAACGAGCGCCCGTGGTGTTTGGGGAGACTGGACAAGTTTCAGAAACCGAAGCACGCATTGCAGAACTCGAACAAATGGTGGGGAAATTGACGATGCAATTAGAAGTCGCAAAAAAAGCATCGAGCATCTCAGCGACGAAGAAAAGCGGTGCATTGTAG
- a CDS encoding putative transposase (similar to AA sequence:cyanobase_aa:MAE39470), with translation MTLIEQLKQIHDPRCQRGQRHALWLILFLSLLGSLCGYWGYRPLAAFSHKHHAEWCALLDLSDTTPVPSYSTFRRVFQSMDAAIWVGLFNEWASGHAADLAGRVLAIDGKSIRCTSSGGHSAMQDFISLVSVYGHDDEGVLAEMTPKI, from the coding sequence ATGACCCTCATAGAGCAATTAAAACAAATTCACGACCCACGCTGCCAGCGTGGACAACGCCATGCGTTGTGGTTAATTCTATTTCTCAGTCTACTGGGAAGCTTGTGTGGCTATTGGGGCTATCGTCCCTTAGCTGCTTTTAGCCACAAACACCATGCCGAGTGGTGTGCGCTGCTTGACTTGAGCGACACCACCCCAGTCCCGTCATACTCGACGTTTCGCCGGGTGTTTCAGTCGATGGATGCGGCGATCTGGGTGGGCTTGTTTAACGAGTGGGCAAGCGGTCACGCCGCCGACCTTGCGGGTCGCGTCCTGGCAATCGACGGTAAAAGTATCCGGTGTACCAGCAGTGGTGGGCACAGCGCCATGCAAGATTTTATCAGTTTGGTCTCGGTGTATGGACATGACGATGAAGGCGTATTGGCTGAAATGACCCCAAAAATCTAG
- a CDS encoding integrase protein (similar to AA sequence:cyanobase_aa:LBDG_31810), whose translation MPTPSAKQKAAKTDNGSKAEQKVSQINERLKAAGVPVRVRLNGKVLGLRATLPLKVGTGRKQQDIRMGIPTTKEGFEDIETEAYKLADQIKRKCQRLQALADYADKKVDLLQYQGKYGAKSAQPRDIPPDELIEEWHDRIPNASWQCRVVS comes from the coding sequence ATGCCGACTCCATCAGCAAAGCAGAAAGCAGCAAAAACTGACAACGGCTCAAAAGCAGAGCAGAAAGTATCGCAAATCAACGAACGCCTAAAAGCTGCTGGTGTGCCAGTTAGAGTACGGTTGAATGGAAAAGTGCTAGGGTTGCGAGCGACGCTACCACTGAAGGTGGGGACGGGACGAAAGCAGCAAGACATCAGAATGGGCATTCCCACAACCAAGGAAGGCTTTGAAGACATTGAGACTGAGGCATATAAGCTTGCTGATCAGATTAAGAGAAAGTGTCAGAGATTACAGGCGCTCGCTGATTATGCAGACAAAAAAGTGGATTTATTACAGTACCAGGGAAAATACGGAGCGAAATCAGCCCAACCGCGTGATATTCCACCTGATGAACTGATTGAAGAGTGGCACGATCGTATCCCAAACGCATCTTGGCAGTGCAGGGTGGTTTCATAG
- a CDS encoding hypothetical protein (hypothetical protein MicvaDRAFT_2298;~similar to AA sequence:cyanobase_aa:LBDG_47760), with protein sequence MQPNSEFLTPEECIEVDKALLTSKDKFSARVAIYALRSLKQIAQSSGQAIDELQPTQIEHWIYEDESLQGGIDREFKKFFSQLVLASMNPLAQIAQANETHIESLTVPQVVAWFETRAKEALRSQADHQ encoded by the coding sequence ATGCAGCCCAATTCAGAGTTTCTTACTCCAGAAGAATGTATCGAAGTCGATAAAGCGCTCCTAACTTCAAAAGATAAGTTCTCAGCACGAGTCGCGATCTATGCGCTGCGATCGCTGAAACAAATTGCTCAAAGTTCAGGACAAGCGATCGACGAATTGCAGCCCACCCAAATCGAGCATTGGATTTACGAGGATGAAAGCTTACAAGGCGGCATCGATCGTGAGTTCAAAAAGTTTTTTTCTCAACTTGTTCTCGCTTCGATGAATCCGCTCGCTCAGATTGCACAAGCGAATGAAACCCATATTGAATCGCTCACGGTTCCACAAGTCGTCGCCTGGTTTGAGACAAGAGCGAAAGAAGCTTTGCGATCGCAAGCGGATCATCAATAA
- a CDS encoding hypothetical protein (MltA protein N-terminal domain family;~similar to AA sequence:cyanobase_aa:LBDG_02990), with product MKRSIILSLLFLGVPTVLMAQPKPITAPASLPLKTTTAPTAIDDQILRDRRSMLSAIDHSLKYLETPKAIQAYAKYPVKTVTRDRVIRSLRRFRQLLTTVRSESALSTAIAREFVFYQSIGKDNQGTVAFTGYFEPVHSASRTQTAEYRYPLYALPSGFAQWSKPHPTRLDLEGADGLQASKGKLRGSELVWMRDRLEAFLIQVQGSARLNLTDGSTMTIGVAGLTDQPYSGIGRELVKDGKLKLADLNLPNVLKHFENNPQDLNVYLPRNRRFVFFRNTFGAPALGSLGVPVTADRSIATDKSLMPPGALALIQTQLPILNRQKQYEQRSVSRFVLDQDTGGAIIGAGRVDIFTGTGTQAGSEAGLINATGQLYYPLLKK from the coding sequence ATGAAACGATCGATCATTCTCAGTCTGCTATTTCTTGGTGTTCCAACCGTTTTAATGGCACAACCCAAACCGATTACGGCTCCTGCATCTTTGCCGCTCAAAACGACGACTGCTCCAACCGCGATCGATGATCAAATTTTGCGCGATCGTCGATCAATGCTGAGCGCGATCGACCACAGCTTGAAGTATTTGGAAACTCCGAAAGCCATTCAAGCTTACGCAAAATATCCAGTTAAAACCGTTACCCGCGATCGGGTCATTCGCAGTCTCAGACGTTTTCGACAATTGCTGACAACGGTGCGATCGGAATCTGCTTTATCAACCGCGATCGCACGAGAATTTGTGTTCTATCAATCGATCGGCAAAGATAATCAAGGAACCGTCGCTTTTACAGGGTACTTTGAGCCAGTCCATTCTGCGAGTCGCACTCAAACGGCTGAATATCGCTACCCTCTGTATGCACTTCCAAGCGGATTCGCTCAATGGAGCAAACCCCACCCCACACGATTAGACCTTGAAGGAGCCGACGGACTGCAAGCCAGCAAAGGAAAATTACGTGGCTCAGAACTGGTGTGGATGCGCGATCGCTTAGAAGCCTTTCTCATCCAAGTTCAAGGCTCAGCCCGATTAAATCTCACCGATGGATCAACCATGACGATCGGAGTAGCCGGATTAACGGATCAGCCCTACAGCGGCATCGGACGAGAATTAGTCAAAGACGGCAAGCTAAAACTCGCAGATCTGAACCTACCCAATGTGTTGAAGCACTTTGAGAACAATCCCCAAGACTTAAATGTTTATCTACCGCGCAATCGACGGTTCGTATTCTTTAGAAATACCTTCGGTGCGCCTGCCTTGGGAAGTTTGGGAGTTCCAGTCACCGCCGATCGATCCATTGCAACCGACAAATCTTTAATGCCACCTGGTGCTTTAGCATTGATTCAAACTCAACTCCCAATCCTGAATCGACAGAAACAATACGAACAACGATCGGTGAGTCGCTTTGTTCTAGATCAAGATACAGGCGGTGCAATTATTGGTGCAGGTCGCGTCGATATTTTTACCGGAACTGGAACCCAAGCAGGCAGCGAAGCAGGATTAATTAATGCCACCGGACAGCTTTATTATCCACTTCTGAAGAAATAG
- a CDS encoding glycosyl transferase family 2 (similar to AA sequence:cyanobase_aa:LBDG_52840), translating to MSEHSWQEDDSFPELEALAALVTELPDPEDPKVFRGFEGRRKKAAIVFTLIWTCTIALHLLTWGYWLILGLTTLMSFHAARLILARPCELPKPIDEDALFPMVSLLVAAKNEEAVIGRLVRMLCSLDYPSDRYEVWVINDNSSDRTAEILDQLAEQYPQLNVFHRPVNAGGGKSGALNQVLPLTRGEFLAVFDADAQVERDFLRRVLPVFDRGDVGAIQVRKAIIQAEPESGSKDAKNFWIRGQMAEMALDAFIHQQRAAIGGLGELRGNGQFVRREALIDCGGWNEETITDDLDLTFRLHLHHWDIEVVTEPAVYEEGVTNAIALWHQRNRWAEGGYQRYLDYWRLIVRNRMGTRKTLDLAMFWMLQYVMPTAAIPDFLMAVLRHRMMITSPISAMTLFLFLFSAIGGLRRVKRLKRADHQTVLEWATLMLQGLRGAVYMLHWFAIVSTATLRMSIRPKRLKWVKTVHRGVED from the coding sequence ATGTCCGAACATTCCTGGCAAGAAGATGATTCGTTTCCTGAGCTTGAGGCGTTGGCAGCATTGGTAACGGAATTACCCGACCCGGAAGATCCAAAGGTGTTTCGGGGATTTGAAGGGCGCAGGAAAAAGGCAGCGATCGTGTTTACGTTGATTTGGACTTGTACGATCGCGCTCCATTTGCTCACTTGGGGCTATTGGTTGATTCTGGGTTTAACGACACTCATGAGTTTTCATGCAGCGCGGTTGATTTTGGCACGTCCGTGTGAGTTGCCGAAACCGATCGACGAGGATGCGCTCTTTCCGATGGTGTCGTTGTTGGTCGCTGCGAAGAATGAAGAAGCGGTGATCGGGCGATTGGTCAGAATGCTGTGTAGTTTGGATTACCCTAGCGATCGCTACGAAGTTTGGGTGATTAACGATAACAGTAGCGATCGCACGGCTGAAATTTTGGATCAGCTTGCAGAACAGTATCCGCAACTCAATGTGTTTCATCGCCCCGTGAATGCAGGCGGCGGAAAATCTGGAGCGCTGAATCAAGTCTTGCCGCTGACTCGTGGAGAATTTTTAGCTGTATTCGATGCGGATGCTCAAGTTGAACGAGATTTCTTGCGGCGAGTTTTACCGGTGTTCGATCGCGGAGATGTGGGCGCGATTCAAGTTAGAAAGGCAATCATTCAAGCTGAACCCGAATCCGGCTCAAAAGATGCGAAGAACTTCTGGATTCGGGGACAAATGGCAGAAATGGCGCTAGATGCGTTTATTCATCAACAAAGAGCCGCGATCGGGGGATTGGGTGAACTGCGCGGCAATGGTCAATTCGTTCGCCGTGAAGCGTTGATCGATTGTGGCGGCTGGAACGAAGAAACCATTACCGATGATTTGGATCTAACGTTCCGCCTGCATCTGCATCATTGGGACATTGAAGTTGTGACTGAGCCTGCGGTTTACGAAGAAGGAGTCACAAATGCGATCGCACTTTGGCATCAACGAAATCGCTGGGCAGAAGGGGGGTATCAACGCTATCTCGATTATTGGCGCTTGATTGTCCGAAATCGGATGGGAACTCGCAAAACGCTCGATCTAGCGATGTTCTGGATGCTCCAGTATGTGATGCCGACTGCTGCAATCCCTGATTTTCTCATGGCTGTGTTGAGACATCGCATGATGATCACCAGTCCGATTTCTGCAATGACGCTCTTTCTGTTTTTGTTTAGTGCGATCGGCGGATTGCGTCGAGTTAAACGGCTCAAGAGAGCAGACCATCAAACCGTTTTAGAATGGGCAACACTGATGCTTCAAGGCTTGCGGGGTGCGGTTTATATGTTGCACTGGTTCGCGATCGTTTCAACTGCAACTCTGAGAATGTCGATTCGTCCCAAACGCCTGAAGTGGGTCAAAACGGTTCATCGCGGCGTAGAAGATTAG
- a CDS encoding hypothetical protein (similar to AA sequence:cyanobase_aa:P9303_12681), producing the protein MFNPKLTSSDLLSVDRMARAVHPLETHSEFEEFKTNRRASGLRLLRSAFSEWRDRPFSATRLDQRSSLDRVSSTVPDSSQITTANSTTFSVNTRQIAGSLRADLFRVGSDAIRTVISGNGNVDFGNGYRDLLDLSTIASTSVSFSWANQAGVVYNPGNGSRVFDAINFSDGRQILFEGIDTIQFSDGMIQLSIAPNDPLFSSQWNLHMTGVHNAWRFTTGNSNVLIGIGDSGLVFDQTGAFHPDLGRTFALGTQVIDDRRDNHGTSVQGIIAANSNNGIGMSGINWNSNVLNVDVIREQVEDLSLSDGTRSMISAARQNGQRLVINLSLGRPESFGQNFHSDFEQVVRENPDVLFVIAAGNDGELGREGIASPAILAQTYGNVIAVGAVWGTETSTGAPTLPGTRTSYSQYGDGLTLTAPAEVIAPDSFDLSGNIRFNFNGKFDGTSSAAPNVTGIASLVLSVNPSLSAGQVKDILAQTSIDLGQPGYDKFTGAGVINADAAVRRAIALARGFM; encoded by the coding sequence ATGTTTAACCCTAAACTCACTTCCTCAGATTTGCTCTCGGTTGATCGAATGGCTCGTGCTGTTCATCCTTTAGAAACGCACTCTGAATTCGAGGAGTTCAAGACCAATCGCCGCGCTTCAGGACTACGATTGCTTCGATCTGCATTTTCAGAATGGCGCGATCGACCATTCTCTGCAACGCGGTTGGATCAAAGATCATCTCTCGATCGTGTCAGTTCTACGGTGCCTGATTCGAGTCAGATTACGACAGCTAATTCCACAACCTTTAGCGTCAATACCCGTCAAATTGCAGGAAGCCTACGGGCGGACCTATTCAGAGTCGGTTCTGATGCAATTCGCACCGTGATTTCTGGTAATGGCAATGTAGATTTTGGCAATGGATATCGCGATCTATTGGACTTATCAACCATTGCTTCGACCAGTGTGAGTTTTAGCTGGGCGAACCAAGCTGGAGTCGTTTACAACCCCGGCAATGGCAGTCGAGTGTTTGATGCGATTAACTTTAGTGATGGGCGACAGATTCTCTTTGAAGGGATTGATACGATTCAATTCTCTGATGGCATGATTCAACTGTCGATCGCACCGAATGATCCATTATTTAGCAGTCAGTGGAATCTGCACATGACCGGAGTTCACAATGCTTGGCGATTCACCACAGGAAACTCGAATGTGTTGATCGGCATTGGAGATAGTGGTTTAGTCTTTGATCAAACCGGTGCTTTTCATCCAGATCTCGGTCGAACATTCGCACTCGGCACTCAAGTCATCGACGATCGACGAGATAATCATGGAACTTCAGTGCAGGGCATCATTGCCGCGAATAGCAACAATGGAATCGGCATGAGTGGAATTAACTGGAATTCTAATGTGCTGAATGTGGATGTGATTCGGGAACAAGTTGAGGATTTATCACTGAGCGATGGGACACGATCGATGATCAGCGCTGCGAGACAAAATGGACAGCGATTGGTGATCAATCTGAGTTTGGGCAGACCTGAATCTTTTGGGCAAAACTTCCATTCAGACTTTGAACAAGTTGTGCGAGAGAATCCGGATGTGCTGTTCGTGATTGCTGCTGGAAATGATGGCGAGTTGGGAAGAGAGGGAATTGCGTCGCCTGCAATTTTGGCGCAAACCTATGGCAATGTTATTGCTGTGGGAGCCGTTTGGGGAACTGAAACCAGCACAGGTGCACCGACCCTTCCTGGAACGCGAACTTCCTACTCTCAGTATGGGGATGGTTTAACGCTCACGGCTCCAGCCGAAGTGATTGCACCAGACAGTTTTGATTTATCTGGAAATATTCGATTTAACTTCAATGGAAAATTTGATGGCACTTCTTCGGCGGCTCCGAATGTGACAGGAATCGCTTCACTGGTTCTAAGTGTGAATCCGAGCCTATCTGCGGGTCAGGTCAAAGACATTTTGGCGCAAACCTCGATCGATCTGGGTCAACCCGGCTATGACAAATTCACAGGAGCAGGAGTGATCAATGCAGATGCCGCCGTTCGACGTGCGATCGCCCTGGCTCGTGGCTTTATGTAA